The following proteins are co-located in the Fimbriiglobus ruber genome:
- a CDS encoding ABC transporter ATP-binding protein: MSVLAVDNLTVRFGGITAVNQVSLTVEEGQIFSVIGPNGAGKTTVFNAITGIYEPTEGRVSFSGRSVAKPFTLKTLLFSLLIGLLTGVLFLLFVVDVDTLWRVTIRENTVGTRGSFPVRKAIGDGWDYITSRGDRATAGFLGGFLLGVTGTLVVWHRGRVSPDVICQEGIARTFQNIRLFHAMTVLENVLIGMSKEMTTRFPSLALHLPGHKREEAGARHTACELLSFVGLTDKHNDLASNLPYGDQRRLEIARALATKPKLLLLDEPAAGMNPSETTGLMDLIRKIRDRGVTVVLIEHHMNLVMGISDRVAVLDYGVKIAEGAPGDVSRDPKVIEAYLGKEEVS; this comes from the coding sequence GTGTCCGTTCTCGCCGTCGATAACTTGACCGTCCGGTTCGGCGGGATCACCGCCGTGAACCAGGTTTCGTTGACCGTCGAAGAGGGCCAGATCTTCTCGGTGATCGGCCCGAACGGGGCCGGCAAAACGACGGTGTTCAACGCCATCACCGGCATCTACGAGCCGACCGAGGGGCGGGTCTCGTTCAGCGGCCGATCGGTCGCCAAGCCGTTTACGCTAAAGACGCTATTGTTTTCACTCCTGATCGGACTCCTGACCGGAGTGCTGTTCCTGCTGTTCGTCGTTGACGTCGACACCCTCTGGCGGGTCACCATCCGCGAAAACACAGTTGGCACGCGGGGATCGTTCCCAGTCCGCAAGGCGATCGGGGACGGCTGGGATTACATCACCTCCCGCGGCGACCGCGCGACCGCGGGCTTCCTCGGCGGGTTCCTGCTCGGCGTCACCGGCACGCTGGTCGTCTGGCACCGCGGGAGGGTGTCGCCGGACGTGATCTGTCAGGAAGGCATCGCCCGGACGTTCCAGAATATCCGTCTTTTTCACGCCATGACCGTGCTGGAGAACGTGCTGATCGGGATGAGCAAGGAGATGACGACCCGGTTCCCCAGCCTGGCCCTCCACCTCCCAGGCCACAAGCGGGAAGAAGCGGGCGCCCGACACACCGCCTGCGAGTTGCTGTCGTTCGTCGGGCTGACTGACAAGCACAACGACCTGGCCAGCAACCTCCCTTACGGCGACCAGCGGCGGCTCGAAATCGCCCGCGCGCTAGCCACGAAGCCGAAACTCCTTTTGCTCGACGAACCCGCCGCTGGGATGAACCCGAGCGAAACGACCGGCCTCATGGACCTGATCCGCAAGATCCGCGACCGCGGCGTCACAGTTGTCCTGATCGAACACCACATGAACCTCGTCATGGGTATCTCCGACCGCGTCGCCGTCCTCGACTACGGCGTGAAGATCGCCGAAGGCGCCCCGGGCGACGTCTCCCGCGACCCGAAAGTTATCGAGGCGTACCTCGGCAAGGAGGAAGTCTCGTGA
- a CDS encoding ExeA family protein, whose protein sequence is MDYTFFGLSRRPFRPTPDTNTYFPTAAHETALANLRHAYDARDGLALVDGESGAGKTLVALRFLETLDDRTPRVFIPAPRFARPADLFQALLFDFGVAYQGLSEQELRLAVTGQLLDQLTAGTPTVVVIDEAQHLTADILEEIRLLGNLESRTAKAVFFVLVSQPSLRERLSKPEAAAFAQRIVVRYRVEPLTREESAQFVCQQLRIAGGRPNDLVSDEALTLLAANCKGLPRLLNQTAYLAFTLAESVGDRAVDIEAVLEALTQLGLSIDTSADELTLFPHGTPATGYTATKHEDLEPAAPEPAPRSTRGKLPKRRSA, encoded by the coding sequence ATGGACTACACCTTTTTCGGTCTTTCCCGTCGGCCCTTCCGCCCGACACCCGACACGAACACCTATTTTCCGACGGCCGCTCACGAAACCGCACTAGCGAACCTCCGCCACGCCTACGACGCCCGCGACGGGCTCGCACTGGTCGACGGCGAATCCGGGGCCGGCAAGACGCTGGTCGCGCTGCGATTTCTCGAGACGCTCGACGACAGGACGCCGCGGGTCTTCATCCCGGCCCCCCGGTTCGCCCGTCCGGCCGACCTGTTCCAGGCTCTGCTGTTTGATTTCGGGGTCGCGTACCAGGGGTTGAGCGAACAAGAACTGCGCCTGGCCGTGACCGGGCAACTCCTCGACCAACTCACCGCGGGCACGCCCACCGTGGTCGTGATCGACGAGGCCCAGCACCTGACCGCGGACATCCTCGAAGAAATCCGGCTGCTCGGGAATCTGGAATCGCGGACCGCCAAGGCGGTGTTCTTCGTCCTCGTTTCGCAACCGTCGCTCCGGGAGCGGCTCTCCAAGCCCGAGGCGGCCGCGTTCGCGCAGCGGATCGTCGTCCGGTATCGGGTCGAGCCGCTCACCCGCGAGGAATCGGCCCAGTTCGTGTGCCAGCAACTCCGGATCGCGGGCGGCCGGCCGAACGACCTGGTCAGCGACGAGGCGTTGACCTTGTTGGCTGCCAACTGCAAGGGCCTGCCGCGGCTCCTGAACCAGACCGCGTACCTCGCGTTCACGCTGGCGGAATCGGTCGGGGACCGGGCCGTCGACATCGAGGCGGTCCTGGAAGCACTCACCCAACTCGGGCTATCGATCGACACGTCCGCCGATGAGCTGACGCTGTTCCCGCACGGCACCCCGGCCACCGGGTACACCGCCACTAAACACGAAGACCTCGAACCGGCCGCTCCCGAACCGGCCCCGCGGTCGACTCGCGGCAAGCTGCCGAAGCGGCGGTCGGCGTAA
- the dtd gene encoding D-aminoacyl-tRNA deacylase, with protein sequence MRVVLQRAGRARVTVSGETVGEIARGWVALLGVARGDTADDARWLADKISNLRAFADADGKMNLSIQDIAGGVLVISNFTLYADCQKGRRPSFIAAASPADAEPLYKTFADAVRALGVPVAEGRFGADMQVELTNDGPVTLVIDTPPRAAGAARPLADGPTES encoded by the coding sequence ATGCGCGTGGTACTCCAGCGGGCCGGCCGCGCCCGCGTTACGGTCTCCGGCGAAACGGTCGGCGAAATCGCCCGCGGGTGGGTCGCTTTGCTCGGCGTCGCCCGCGGGGACACAGCCGACGACGCCCGCTGGTTAGCTGACAAGATCAGCAATCTGCGGGCATTCGCGGACGCCGACGGGAAGATGAACCTCTCGATACAAGACATCGCAGGTGGGGTTTTGGTGATCAGCAATTTCACGCTTTATGCCGATTGTCAGAAGGGCCGCCGCCCGAGTTTCATCGCCGCCGCTTCGCCCGCGGACGCGGAACCACTCTACAAGACCTTCGCGGACGCGGTTCGGGCGCTCGGCGTGCCGGTGGCCGAGGGGCGGTTCGGGGCGGACATGCAAGTCGAGCTGACGAACGACGGCCCGGTGACACTGGTCATCGATACCCCGCCGCGGGCCGCCGGGGCCGCCCGCCCGCTTGCCGACGGTCCTACGGAAAGTTAG
- a CDS encoding branched-chain amino acid ABC transporter permease, which yields MTWTAPFRYWLLAVLVLVVAYPLIPGSNPILGQQLVPLVCYAILALGLNVVVGYTGLLHLGIAAFFGIGAYVTGILTVPMFPFQQSFLVAVIASTVIASAVGVVTTAPTLRLRGDYLALVTLGFGLITTFAIRNLDNITDGTKGLNPVSPNLLPWVDDPDLTKFDRPTGWAATWRGYPYFYYICVGLLVLVMWLLRNLERSRLGRNWVALREDELAATCMGLNPARLKLSAIAAGAALAGLAGALYAVSQRTTAGPQAYDFNRSMITLCCVILGGLGSRPGVLVGVFLLLGYDTILTPYLDNQIQLLQINPNGKSYLKVSGWRLFVFGLALIVMMRFRPAGLLPAWRVRHELQPANANESAKPVEPTTGA from the coding sequence ATGACCTGGACCGCCCCGTTCCGGTACTGGCTGCTGGCCGTACTCGTCCTCGTCGTCGCTTACCCGCTGATACCGGGGTCGAACCCGATCCTGGGTCAGCAACTCGTCCCGTTGGTGTGTTACGCGATCCTGGCCCTCGGGCTGAACGTGGTGGTCGGGTACACCGGCCTGCTACACCTCGGCATCGCCGCTTTTTTCGGCATTGGGGCCTACGTCACGGGCATCCTGACGGTGCCGATGTTCCCGTTCCAGCAGAGCTTCCTGGTCGCCGTCATCGCGTCGACGGTGATCGCGTCCGCCGTCGGCGTCGTGACCACTGCCCCGACCCTCAGGCTCCGCGGCGACTACCTCGCCCTCGTGACACTCGGCTTCGGGCTCATCACCACGTTCGCGATCCGCAATCTGGACAACATCACGGACGGCACAAAGGGGCTGAACCCCGTTAGCCCGAATCTTCTGCCCTGGGTGGACGACCCCGACCTGACCAAGTTCGACCGCCCAACCGGGTGGGCCGCGACGTGGCGAGGGTATCCGTACTTCTACTACATCTGCGTCGGGCTCCTCGTTCTGGTCATGTGGTTGCTCCGGAACCTGGAGCGGTCCCGCCTCGGCCGTAATTGGGTGGCCCTCCGCGAGGACGAACTCGCCGCCACCTGCATGGGCTTGAACCCGGCCCGTCTGAAGCTGTCCGCGATCGCCGCCGGGGCCGCGTTGGCCGGACTCGCCGGCGCCCTCTACGCGGTCTCACAACGGACCACCGCCGGCCCTCAGGCTTACGACTTCAACCGGTCGATGATTACGCTCTGTTGCGTGATCCTCGGCGGGCTCGGTAGCCGCCCCGGTGTGCTCGTCGGTGTGTTCTTACTTCTCGGCTACGACACCATCCTCACGCCGTATCTGGATAACCAGATTCAGTTGCTACAGATCAACCCGAACGGGAAAAGTTACCTGAAGGTCAGCGGGTGGCGGTTGTTCGTATTCGGGCTCGCGCTCATCGTCATGATGCGGTTCCGGCCGGCGGGACTGCTCCCGGCGTGGCGCGTCCGACACGAATTGCAGCCCGCGAACGCGAACGAATCCGCCAAACCCGTCGAACCGACTACCGGAGCCTGA
- a CDS encoding branched-chain amino acid ABC transporter permease: MGELFAAIDAPASVWQFIIIGLVTGALYALIALGYTMVYGIIELINFAHGDLFMLGSFLALQVAVTLGAATADDGAIGMVAIALMLVTAPLFCAGLNVAVDRIVYRPLRNAPKLAPLVSAIGVSFIFMNIGLFWRGATDVNFPNLIPPTNLLEGTGLRFTAKDAMVIGVTVPTMVALTVFVRYTSLGKAMRATAQNPTAAQLMGIGVDRVIALTFALGGALAGIASVVYGLYNNTVSYQMGFQNGLYAFTAAVLGGIGNIPGAVLGGLVIGLVKALGDAYVGAQWSEALVFAILIVILIFRPTGILGARTREKV; encoded by the coding sequence ATGGGGGAGTTGTTCGCCGCAATCGATGCGCCCGCGTCGGTGTGGCAGTTTATTATCATCGGTCTGGTCACCGGGGCGCTGTATGCCCTCATCGCACTCGGCTACACGATGGTGTACGGGATCATCGAGCTGATCAACTTCGCCCACGGCGACCTGTTCATGCTCGGGTCGTTCCTCGCCCTCCAGGTCGCGGTCACGCTGGGGGCGGCGACGGCCGATGACGGCGCGATCGGCATGGTCGCCATCGCCCTGATGCTCGTCACCGCCCCGCTCTTTTGTGCCGGTCTGAACGTCGCCGTCGACCGGATCGTGTATCGCCCCCTGCGAAATGCACCCAAGCTCGCGCCGCTCGTCTCCGCCATCGGCGTCAGCTTCATCTTCATGAACATCGGCTTGTTCTGGCGCGGGGCGACCGACGTCAACTTCCCCAACCTGATCCCGCCCACGAACCTGCTCGAAGGGACGGGCCTGCGGTTCACGGCCAAGGACGCGATGGTGATCGGCGTCACCGTGCCGACGATGGTCGCGCTGACCGTGTTCGTCCGGTACACGTCGCTCGGCAAGGCGATGCGGGCGACCGCCCAAAACCCGACGGCGGCCCAACTCATGGGCATCGGCGTCGACCGCGTGATCGCCCTGACGTTCGCCCTCGGCGGCGCGCTGGCCGGCATCGCGAGCGTCGTCTACGGGCTTTACAACAACACCGTCAGTTACCAGATGGGCTTCCAGAACGGACTCTACGCATTCACGGCGGCCGTCCTCGGGGGCATCGGCAACATCCCCGGGGCCGTGCTCGGCGGCCTCGTGATCGGGCTGGTGAAAGCACTCGGCGACGCTTACGTCGGAGCTCAGTGGAGTGAGGCCCTCGTCTTCGCAATCCTGATCGTCATCCTGATCTTCCGGCCGACCGGCATTCTCGGCGCCCGCACCCGGGAGAAAGTATGA
- a CDS encoding tyrosine-protein kinase family protein, translated as MGRMFRIITEGGQEMLHPPEPMNRVSAPVTVPTPAPEPFVPYVEIGGPEGVVTSVPKRATPTITRIDPPAPRPKPKTEPEPIPTPDARVLSVAFHRVPKPGLRMIPAGIASEVVAYHRPEHPISGEYRAVRDEIRRQFEDPGARSLLFTAAATDAGTTTVLLNFAVALTQETGNKVLVVDANFVRPSVGRRLGVADAPGLAEVLSQTTPLAWAIQPTAVQSLHVLSAGAPAAYRAGVAATEFPRLLTQMRQWFDWILVDAGVWSEMAGRDVVSTTTDAVYLVSRQADFERSEFANLRNAVTATSAVLRGYITTR; from the coding sequence ATGGGGCGGATGTTCCGGATTATTACCGAGGGCGGGCAAGAAATGCTTCACCCGCCCGAGCCGATGAACCGCGTCTCCGCCCCGGTCACGGTTCCGACGCCGGCGCCGGAACCGTTCGTGCCTTACGTCGAGATCGGCGGTCCGGAAGGCGTGGTGACGTCGGTCCCGAAGCGGGCGACCCCCACGATCACGCGGATCGACCCGCCGGCCCCCCGGCCCAAGCCGAAGACGGAACCCGAGCCGATCCCCACGCCGGACGCCCGGGTGTTGTCGGTCGCGTTCCACCGGGTTCCGAAGCCCGGCCTGCGGATGATCCCGGCCGGGATCGCTTCCGAAGTCGTTGCGTACCACCGGCCGGAACACCCCATCAGTGGTGAGTACCGCGCCGTCCGGGACGAGATTCGCCGTCAGTTTGAAGACCCGGGAGCCCGCTCGCTGCTGTTCACCGCGGCTGCTACGGACGCCGGAACGACGACGGTCCTGCTGAACTTCGCCGTCGCGCTCACCCAGGAAACCGGGAACAAAGTCCTCGTCGTGGACGCGAACTTCGTTCGCCCCTCGGTCGGCCGGCGGCTCGGCGTGGCGGACGCCCCGGGCCTCGCGGAAGTCCTGAGCCAGACGACCCCGCTCGCCTGGGCGATCCAACCGACGGCCGTGCAAAGCCTCCACGTCCTCTCGGCCGGGGCTCCCGCGGCTTACCGCGCGGGCGTGGCCGCCACCGAGTTCCCGCGGCTCCTCACGCAAATGCGGCAGTGGTTCGACTGGATTCTGGTGGACGCCGGCGTGTGGTCCGAAATGGCCGGTCGGGACGTGGTCAGCACGACGACCGATGCGGTCTACCTGGTGAGCCGGCAAGCGGATTTCGAGCGGTCCGAGTTCGCGAACTTGCGGAACGCCGTGACCGCGACCTCGGCCGTCCTCCGCGGGTACATCACCACCCGATGA
- a CDS encoding ABC transporter ATP-binding protein has translation MTTPALLTVDRLRSGYGPIDVLHDISLTVAQGEIVALIGANGAGKTTTLMSLSGLVKARGGRVMFDGHDLTTVPAHQIVRLGLAQSPEGRKIFPRLSVLENLEMGAFTRSDPDGVAADIEKAFTMFPILRERKAQAGGLLSGGQQQMLAIARALMARPKLLLLDEPSLGLAPQIVVQIFGVIKELNNQGVSVLLVEQNARMALKVAHRGYVLETGRVTCEDRADKLLNDPRIRAAYLGE, from the coding sequence GTGACGACCCCGGCACTGCTCACCGTCGACCGCCTGCGTTCCGGCTACGGCCCGATCGACGTTCTACATGACATTTCGCTGACCGTCGCTCAGGGCGAGATCGTTGCCCTGATTGGCGCGAACGGCGCCGGCAAAACGACGACGCTGATGTCGCTGTCCGGCCTCGTGAAAGCCCGCGGCGGCCGTGTTATGTTCGACGGACACGACCTGACGACAGTCCCCGCCCACCAGATCGTGCGCCTCGGCCTCGCGCAATCGCCCGAGGGCCGGAAAATCTTCCCACGCCTGTCGGTTCTGGAAAACCTGGAGATGGGGGCGTTCACCCGGTCCGACCCGGACGGCGTGGCCGCGGACATCGAGAAGGCGTTCACCATGTTCCCGATCCTCCGGGAGCGAAAGGCCCAGGCCGGAGGGTTGTTGTCCGGCGGCCAACAGCAGATGCTCGCGATCGCCCGCGCGCTCATGGCGCGGCCGAAGCTGCTCCTCCTCGACGAACCCTCACTCGGCCTCGCGCCGCAGATCGTGGTGCAGATCTTCGGGGTCATCAAGGAATTGAACAACCAGGGCGTGTCCGTGCTGCTCGTCGAACAGAACGCCCGGATGGCGCTGAAGGTCGCCCACCGTGGGTACGTCCTCGAAACCGGCCGCGTCACCTGCGAGGACCGGGCGGACAAGCTCCTCAACGACCCGCGTATTCGTGCGGCTTACCTGGGCGAGTAG
- a CDS encoding RNA polymerase sigma factor translates to MGTRGATPAGGSASGGASEAPAAHPLVVAFNEFRDELVSTLVYMLGNRDDALDAAQESFLKCWRARETLGEVTNLRAWVFRVGMNTARDLQRSAWSRRVKPLVGEEHMLMARDTSPGLALEDQEDLDKLRRAIAQLRQDEKEVFLLRQNGDLTYEQIAEIRHAPVGTVKTQMRSALMKLRGVLAAGQPADAGV, encoded by the coding sequence ATGGGCACACGCGGGGCCACACCAGCGGGCGGGTCGGCGAGCGGCGGTGCCAGCGAGGCGCCGGCCGCCCACCCCCTCGTTGTCGCGTTCAACGAATTCCGGGACGAGCTGGTCAGTACGCTCGTGTACATGCTCGGGAACCGGGACGACGCCCTCGACGCGGCCCAGGAATCGTTCCTCAAGTGCTGGCGCGCCCGCGAGACCCTCGGGGAAGTGACTAACCTCCGGGCGTGGGTGTTCCGGGTCGGGATGAACACCGCGCGGGATCTCCAGCGGAGCGCCTGGAGCCGCCGGGTGAAACCCCTGGTCGGAGAAGAACACATGCTCATGGCCCGCGACACCTCTCCCGGCCTCGCCCTCGAAGACCAGGAAGACCTCGACAAACTCCGCCGGGCGATCGCCCAACTCCGGCAGGACGAGAAGGAAGTGTTCCTCCTGCGGCAGAACGGCGACCTGACTTACGAGCAAATCGCCGAGATCCGCCACGCCCCGGTCGGCACCGTAAAAACCCAGATGCGATCGGCCCTTATGAAACTCCGAGGCGTACTCGCCGCCGGCCAGCCGGCCGACGCCGGCGTGTAG
- a CDS encoding branched-chain amino acid ABC transporter substrate-binding protein — protein MNLRAMILANGVAAVGFVFGAVGIGCSGCHGSGGGDPTKIKIVSSLPRTGSAQGQTDTIVNGIRMAIDDYNGEVAGLKIEFLDWDDATAAQGQWAAEAEGTNAQKAAADPDVVAFIGPYNSGAAKVSIPILNEAGLVQVSPAATWPGLTKKVPGDTSGEPEIYRPGKRITFCRVCPTDFVQGPLSADFVKNKLKAKAVYILDDKELYGQGIATLFHRRCDEIGLTVLGHESIVVTQPDFRSLMTKIKALNPDLIYFGGTTQTKGGQIAKDMKNEGLTCPMMAPDGCYEKAFITSAGADVLEGRAYVTIGGSDPSTLTGSGAEFVKKYKEKYKKMPEAYAVYGYESGKAVLEAVKKVGKKDRNAIRDAVLATKDFTAGAIGKWSFDENGDTTLEQLTISRVEGGEFKPVETITK, from the coding sequence TTGAATCTGCGAGCCATGATCCTGGCGAACGGCGTTGCCGCGGTGGGCTTCGTCTTCGGAGCGGTCGGGATTGGGTGCAGCGGGTGCCACGGGTCGGGGGGCGGCGACCCGACCAAAATTAAGATCGTGTCGAGCCTGCCCCGGACGGGCTCCGCCCAGGGGCAGACGGACACCATCGTTAACGGCATCCGGATGGCTATCGACGATTACAACGGTGAGGTAGCCGGGCTGAAAATCGAGTTTTTGGACTGGGACGACGCGACCGCCGCGCAGGGCCAATGGGCGGCCGAGGCCGAAGGGACGAACGCCCAGAAGGCCGCCGCCGACCCGGACGTGGTGGCGTTCATCGGGCCGTACAACTCCGGGGCTGCCAAAGTCTCGATCCCGATCCTGAACGAAGCCGGTCTCGTGCAAGTCTCTCCCGCGGCCACGTGGCCCGGCCTCACCAAGAAAGTCCCCGGCGACACGAGCGGCGAACCCGAGATCTACCGGCCGGGCAAACGGATCACATTCTGTCGAGTTTGCCCCACCGACTTCGTCCAGGGACCGTTGAGCGCCGACTTCGTCAAAAACAAATTAAAAGCCAAAGCGGTTTACATCCTGGACGACAAGGAACTCTACGGCCAGGGCATCGCCACCCTCTTCCACCGGCGGTGCGACGAGATCGGGCTCACGGTTCTCGGCCACGAAAGCATCGTCGTCACGCAACCGGACTTCCGCTCCCTGATGACCAAGATCAAGGCGCTCAACCCGGACCTCATCTACTTTGGCGGAACGACCCAGACCAAGGGCGGCCAGATCGCCAAGGACATGAAGAACGAAGGCTTGACCTGCCCGATGATGGCCCCGGACGGGTGCTACGAGAAGGCGTTCATCACGTCGGCCGGGGCGGACGTTCTGGAAGGCCGGGCCTACGTGACGATCGGCGGCTCGGACCCGTCGACCCTGACCGGCAGCGGGGCCGAGTTCGTCAAGAAATACAAAGAAAAATATAAGAAGATGCCGGAAGCCTACGCGGTCTACGGGTACGAGTCCGGCAAGGCCGTACTGGAAGCGGTCAAGAAAGTCGGCAAGAAGGACCGGAACGCCATCCGCGACGCGGTCCTCGCGACCAAGGATTTCACCGCCGGCGCGATCGGGAAATGGAGCTTCGACGAGAACGGCGACACCACGCTGGAACAACTCACGATCAGCCGCGTGGAAGGTGGCGAATTTAAGCCGGTCGAGACGATCACCAAGTAA